The DNA window CGGGCGCGGCGGGATCGCACCAGCGCATCGGTGGTGAACACCACGAGCGCCACCCAGATCAGGACGAATCCGGCCCAGCGTGACGGCGGCATCACCTCGTGCATGACCGCGACGCCCCACACCATCTGCAGCGCGGGCGTGAGGTACTGCAGGATGCCCAGGGTCGTGAGCGGGATGCGTTGCGCCGCCACTCCGAACAGCAGCAGCGGGGCGGCCGTGACCGGCCCGGCGGCCATCAGCAGCAGGCTGTGACCGACCCCGTTGCCGAAGAACGAGCCCGTGTCCGAGACCGCGAGCACCACCAGGTAGCCGATCGCGACGGGCGCGGCGACCACCCCCTCGGCGGTGAGGCTGGTGCGCGGGTCCAGGGGCACCACTTTCTTGATCACCCCGTACGACGCGAACGACAACGCCAGCGTGAGCGCCACGAGCGGCGGCCTGCCGTAGTCGACGGTGATCACGACCACCGCGATCCCCGCGAGTACGAGGGCGCCGATTTGGGCCGGACGCAGCCGCTCCCGGAACAGCACAACACCCAGCAGGACGCTGACGAGTGGGTTGACGAAGTACCCCAGGGCGGCCTCGACGACGTGGCCGGAGACGACCGCGTAGATGTACACGCCCCAGTTGATGCCGATCGCGATCGTCGCCGCGGTCACCAGAGCCCACGTGCGGGGCCCGAGTCCTCGCAGCGACCCGAGCCGGCCGAGGATCGCCAGCACGATCAGCATGAGGAGCACCGTCCACACCATGCGGTGCGCGAGCACCTCGAGGGAGCCGGCGGGGGCAAGCAGACCGAAGAAGATCGGGAACATGCCCCAGATGAGGTAGGCGCCGACCCCGGAGAGCAGTCCGGTGGAATCTTCGGAGCGGTGCCGCGGTGTCACGCTCCGTCACGATAGCCGCCGGGCTACGCTGGCTCGCCACCGCGTCGACGCGCCCGACCGCACGGAGGACCGCCCTGTGACCCTCATCACCGCCCCTGCCCGGTCCCCGCGCCGGCCTCGGTTCGCCCGCCGCGGGTGGCGGTTTCCGGTCGCCGCGGCGCTGATCGGCGGCGCGATCACCGCGTTCCTCGCGAGCCCGTGGCCCGGGGCGATGCTCGTCCGTCTCGTCTTCGACCGCGGGGCGCGGCGCACGAGTGCCGCCCTGGCCGTGCACGCCCCGGCCGGCGTCGCCACGATTCTCGACCAGCAGTACCGCAGCGGCGACGACGACGCCTACCTCGACGTGTACTTCCCGGAGGAACTCCGCGGCACCGGCCGCGCACTGCCGGCCGTGATCTGGACCCACGGCGGGGCCTGGATCTCGGGCAGCCGCGCGCACCACACCGCGTACTACCGGCTGCTGGCCGCGGCCGGATTCACGGTGATCGCGGTGGACTACTCGCTGGCGCCGCGGCGCCGCTACCCCACCGCGGTCCGGCAACTGCACGACGCCCACGCGTACGTCCTCGCCCACGCCGCGCGCCTGCACGTCGACCCGAACCGGATCGTGCTCGCCGGCGACTCCGCGGGCGCGCAGTTGTCGAGCCAGCTCGCCGTCATCACCACCGACCCCGGCTACGCCCGCGCCGTCTGCATCGAACCGGCGCTGCAACCGCAGCAGCTGCGTGGCGTGATCCTCCACTGCGGAATCTACGAGGTCGCCGACATGGTGGGCGGTCCCGGGGTCATCGGGTGGGGAACCTCCGAATCCGTGTGGGCGTACACCGGATCCAAGGACGTCTCGGGTTCGCCGACGGTCGCGCAGATGTCGACGCTGCGGCACGTCTCCGACCGCTTCCCGGCCACGTTCGTCTCCGGCGGCAACTCCGACGGGCTCACCGCGAAGCAGTCGAAGGCGTTGGCCGCCCGACTCACCGGCCTCGGGGTGGACGTGACCGCGCTGTTCTACCCCGACGACCACGTGCCCGCGCTGGCACACGAATACCAGTTCGACCTCGACAACGCCGACGGCCGTGCGGCGCTCGAACGGACCGTCGAGTTCCTCCGCAAGCACACCGTCGACGCCCCCGGGGCCTGACCGAGCTCACCCGACTGGCCGGCGCCTCAGTTCGCGGCGACGGGGCCGCACACCGCCCCGAGCGCCCGCACCAGTGCCACCTGGTGCAACGCGTCGACCCGCTCGGTGGCCACGACGTCGACCGCCGCGGTCACCAGGTCCGGCAGGCATTCCGGTCCGGCCAGCACCTGTCGCCGCGCCGAGATCTCCGCGACGATGTCCCGGTTGAGGGTGTCCAGCACCGAGCGGACGGTCGCCAGGTCGGGGCGGACGGCGGCGGCGGCGGCGGGCGCCAGCTGCCAGTAGCCGAAGAGGCCGCGCTGGACGTCCTTGTTCGCCTCGATCTGGGCGCGGAACACCGCTTCCACCCGGCCTGCTTCCAGACCCGCGCCGCTCGCCTGCTCGCCCACCGACCGCAGCACGTCCCGCTCACGCGCGGGATCGTCGATCGGGCGGTCCGTCCCCCACTTGGCCGCAGCCACCGGATCGGCCGTCGACAACCGCTGCGCGATCGAGAGCACCAGCGGCCGCAGTTCTCCGGGGGCCGGCGCGTACGACCGGGCGCCCGCGGCCGGTGCTGCGGCGAGTATCGACGAGACGGCGACAGCGGCCGTCGCCGCGATCCATCCGACACGGTTCACGGACCACCCGACTGGTTTCATGGACCACATTGTGCAGCAGTGGGGTTCAGAGCGGCGGATACGACGGCCGCTCGGGGACGGCGAACGGTCTCACGTCGCGATCGGGACCGGTCCGTCGTCCGGACCCGGCGCCACCGTGCCGACCTGTTCCGGCAGCAGCGGACTGACCGCGAACGAACCCGCGACCGCGTCGGGCGGAAGCGCCTCCACGACCCGCACCCCCGGCGTGTCCGCCAGCAGCCGCAACTGGTCCAGCGTCCCGCGCACGGTGGCGCCCACGACGCACGCGCACCCGTCGGACAGCTGCGCGGCCGAGTACGCCGCGACGAGCGACTGCCGGTCGTGACCGACGATCGACGTGTGCAGCCGGGCAGCCGCGACACCCGACGCGCGAAGCACAGCAGTCGGATTCGCCGCGACCGGTATGGCCACCATGGGTGTCTGCACCCGGTCGAGCGGCACCCGAAGCAGCACCTGCGCCACCCGCAAATCCGCGGTGACGTCCAGCAGGTGCTGCGGCGCGGCGGGCGCGGCCAGCGACACCAGCGCCCAGTGCCGGGTGTCGGCGCCGGCCGCGGGATCGTCCGCCAGCGTGCCGCGCGCCCGGTCCAGATACTCCGTCACCTGCTCACCGGCGTCCGGCCCCAGCCGATCGGTGGAGATCCGGGCGTCGGGCACCGGGTTCGCGATCCCGAGCCCGACGACGGCGCCGACGAGCACGGCCGCCGCCACGACGGACGGCCACGTACGTGCACTCATCTCACGCGCCCCGCAGCACTCCGAGCGCGTGCTGGAGATCCTTCGGGTACTCGCTGGTGATCTCGACCCAGTGACCGTCGGCCGGATGCGCGAACCCCAGCGAACGGGCGTGCAGCCACTGCCGTTCCAGGCCGAGGCGCTCGGCCAGCCGCGGGTCGGCGCCGTACGTCAGGTCGCCGCAGCACGGGTGCCTCAGCGCCGAGAAGTGCACGCGGATCTGGTGGGTGCGGCCGGTCTCGAGATGGATGTCGAGCAGGCTCGCGGCCTGGAACGCCTCGACGGTGTCGTAGTGGGTGACGCTGGGCTTGCCGTCCGCCGTGACCGCGAACTTCCAGTCGTTGCTGCGGTGCCGTCCGATCGGCGCGTCGATGGTGCCGCTGCTCGGATCCGGGTGCCCCTGCACCAGCGCGTGGTACCGCTTGTCGATGGTGCGCTGCTTGAACGCCCGCTTGAGCACCGTGTACGCGCGCTCGGAGGTCGCGACCACCATCACGCCGGAGGTGCCGACATCGAGTCGGTGCACGATGCCCTGACGTTCGTGCGCCCCGGACGTCGAAATCCGGAAGCCGGCCGCGGCCAGACCGCCGATGACGGTCGGTCCCGTCCATCCGACACTCGCGTGGGCGGCGACGCCCACCGGCTTGTCGACCGCGACGATGTCGTCGTCCGCGTACAGGATCTCCATGCCCTCGACGGGCTCGGGATCGATCGTCAACGGGCGCGGCGGCTCGGGCAGCTCGACCTCGAGCCACGTTCCGGCCGCGAGCCGATCCGACTTGCCTGCCGCGACGCCGTCCACCTGGACGGCGCCCTCCTCCGTGAGTGTCGCCACCGCGGTGCGCGAGAGCCCGAGCAGACGCGCCAGCCCGGCGTCCACCCGCATACCGTCGAGCCCGTCGGGAACCGGCATCGATCGCGTCTCCCTCATGCCGCATCCCCCTTCCGGGAAGTACCGTTCTTCGTTTCGGCCCGTCCACCGCCCGGTTCGATCCCGAACAGCGTGAGCGCCACCAACAGGATCGCTCCGCACACGATCGACGAGTCGGCGACGTTGAACACCGGCCACCAGCCCACGGAGACGAAGTCCACGACGTGGCCCTGCAACGGTCCGGGCGAACGGAAGATCCGGTCGATCAGGTTACCGAGCGCGCCGCCGAGGACGAGTCCGAGTCCCAGCGCCCACCACGGCGAGCTCAGCCTGCGACCGATCCGGATCACACCGACGACGACGCCCACCGCGACGAGCGTCAGCAGCCACGTCATCCCGGTGGCCATCGAGAAGGCCGCGCCGGCATTGCGGATCAGCGTCAGCGTGACGGTGTCGCCGACGATCCGGACGGGGTCGGCCGGGTCGATGTAGGCGACGGCCAGCGACTTGGTCAGCAGGTCGAGCCCGAACACCACCACCGCGATGCCGACGAGCAACCGCATCATCTTCCGCGGCGCCCGCGACGGCCGCCCCGAGGTCGCCGGGTCGTG is part of the Rhodococcus sp. SGAir0479 genome and encodes:
- the rarD gene encoding EamA family transporter RarD — its product is MTPRHRSEDSTGLLSGVGAYLIWGMFPIFFGLLAPAGSLEVLAHRMVWTVLLMLIVLAILGRLGSLRGLGPRTWALVTAATIAIGINWGVYIYAVVSGHVVEAALGYFVNPLVSVLLGVVLFRERLRPAQIGALVLAGIAVVVITVDYGRPPLVALTLALSFASYGVIKKVVPLDPRTSLTAEGVVAAPVAIGYLVVLAVSDTGSFFGNGVGHSLLLMAAGPVTAAPLLLFGVAAQRIPLTTLGILQYLTPALQMVWGVAVMHEVMPPSRWAGFVLIWVALVVFTTDALVRSRRARRERLRRDETVGARA
- a CDS encoding alpha/beta hydrolase, whose protein sequence is MTLITAPARSPRRPRFARRGWRFPVAAALIGGAITAFLASPWPGAMLVRLVFDRGARRTSAALAVHAPAGVATILDQQYRSGDDDAYLDVYFPEELRGTGRALPAVIWTHGGAWISGSRAHHTAYYRLLAAAGFTVIAVDYSLAPRRRYPTAVRQLHDAHAYVLAHAARLHVDPNRIVLAGDSAGAQLSSQLAVITTDPGYARAVCIEPALQPQQLRGVILHCGIYEVADMVGGPGVIGWGTSESVWAYTGSKDVSGSPTVAQMSTLRHVSDRFPATFVSGGNSDGLTAKQSKALAARLTGLGVDVTALFYPDDHVPALAHEYQFDLDNADGRAALERTVEFLRKHTVDAPGA
- a CDS encoding chorismate mutase, whose amino-acid sequence is MKPVGWSVNRVGWIAATAAVAVSSILAAAPAAGARSYAPAPGELRPLVLSIAQRLSTADPVAAAKWGTDRPIDDPARERDVLRSVGEQASGAGLEAGRVEAVFRAQIEANKDVQRGLFGYWQLAPAAAAAVRPDLATVRSVLDTLNRDIVAEISARRQVLAGPECLPDLVTAAVDVVATERVDALHQVALVRALGAVCGPVAAN
- the lspA gene encoding signal peptidase II, whose protein sequence is MSDDRAESDDRAVKGNQIPEPTASEPDDPAPDDPARDDPAHDPATSGRPSRAPRKMMRLLVGIAVVVFGLDLLTKSLAVAYIDPADPVRIVGDTVTLTLIRNAGAAFSMATGMTWLLTLVAVGVVVGVIRIGRRLSSPWWALGLGLVLGGALGNLIDRIFRSPGPLQGHVVDFVSVGWWPVFNVADSSIVCGAILLVALTLFGIEPGGGRAETKNGTSRKGDAA
- a CDS encoding RluA family pseudouridine synthase; protein product: MRETRSMPVPDGLDGMRVDAGLARLLGLSRTAVATLTEEGAVQVDGVAAGKSDRLAAGTWLEVELPEPPRPLTIDPEPVEGMEILYADDDIVAVDKPVGVAAHASVGWTGPTVIGGLAAAGFRISTSGAHERQGIVHRLDVGTSGVMVVATSERAYTVLKRAFKQRTIDKRYHALVQGHPDPSSGTIDAPIGRHRSNDWKFAVTADGKPSVTHYDTVEAFQAASLLDIHLETGRTHQIRVHFSALRHPCCGDLTYGADPRLAERLGLERQWLHARSLGFAHPADGHWVEITSEYPKDLQHALGVLRGA